One genomic segment of Streptosporangium album includes these proteins:
- a CDS encoding siderophore-interacting protein — protein MTAVSERSPELTEEIPAYRAFQVQVLRTARLSPSFVRVTFGGEELSGFADNGFDQRIKLVLPLPDGGFTPVGDGADWYRRWRALPPELRNPIRTYTVRAVRPWQHELDVDFVLHGDTGPASRWASAVTPGHRAVVIGPNAAHPGPIGGQEWAPPAQTTHLLLAGDETAVPAVTAIAESLSGDVRARVLLEVPEAADALPLRVRPGVEVAWLPRGSARHGELLVPAVRDVLGEITPAGAGSAGPLEDVDVDTEILWEIPRVTDGDGLYAWLAGEAGMVKRLRRHLVQEVGIDRSSVAFMGYWRLGRPEDC, from the coding sequence ATGACAGCCGTCAGCGAGCGGTCCCCGGAGCTCACCGAGGAGATTCCGGCCTACCGCGCCTTCCAGGTACAGGTCCTGCGGACCGCGCGGCTCAGCCCGAGCTTCGTCCGGGTCACCTTCGGCGGCGAGGAACTGTCCGGTTTCGCCGACAACGGGTTCGACCAGCGGATCAAGCTGGTCCTCCCGCTGCCCGACGGCGGCTTCACCCCGGTCGGGGACGGGGCCGACTGGTACCGGCGGTGGCGGGCGCTGCCGCCGGAACTGCGCAACCCGATCCGCACCTACACCGTGCGCGCCGTACGGCCGTGGCAGCACGAGCTCGACGTCGACTTCGTGCTGCACGGTGACACCGGCCCCGCCTCCCGGTGGGCATCCGCCGTCACCCCCGGCCATCGGGCCGTGGTCATCGGCCCCAACGCCGCTCACCCCGGGCCGATCGGCGGCCAGGAGTGGGCTCCGCCGGCCCAGACGACGCACCTGCTGCTGGCCGGTGACGAGACCGCCGTTCCCGCCGTCACCGCCATCGCCGAAAGCCTCTCCGGGGACGTGCGGGCCAGGGTGCTGCTGGAGGTGCCGGAGGCCGCCGACGCCCTGCCCCTGCGCGTACGGCCGGGTGTGGAGGTCGCCTGGCTGCCCCGCGGGAGCGCCCGGCACGGCGAGCTGCTCGTCCCGGCCGTGCGCGACGTCCTCGGCGAGATCACCCCGGCGGGCGCCGGCTCCGCCGGCCCGCTGGAGGACGTCGACGTCGACACCGAGATCCTGTGGGAGATCCCGCGGGTCACGGACGGCGACGGTCTCTACGCCTGGCTTGCCGGCGAGGCCGGGATGGTCAAGCGGCTCCGCCGCCATCTCGTGCAGGAGGTGGGGATCGACCGCTCGTCGGTGGCGTTCATGGGCTACTGGCGGCTGGGACGTCCGGAGGACTGCTGA
- a CDS encoding CHAP domain-containing protein: MEPQLGYKEQSGQHTTFGQWYATNVVKDPQYRTAPWCDMVIAWAAGKAGVEDFVGQFAWTPSHARWFETQDAWSQKPEPGALVFFDWSGGKDIKGIDHVGLVERVDGGTLHTIEGNVDGIWLKRKTRDESKVVGYGLPRKVKQHLEGASSAKDSAVARTTGLSEIRPAPAPGPSAGRPETAVLEAAPAAALLLLVLCILCVTSVLARHRSRASAAGRSHLSPDERSPVPAAERPRVPAAGRHRRQDSGVEADVAAAPVPDGDDLPAVPTWRPAPRQAVRHMRRRTPTAAAGRPRGDGGEHALRDGAAPEPYHHRRLRFTGEGVPPGRARAGRRPYSSDPGERVEGPAGHMAPT, from the coding sequence ATGGAGCCGCAACTCGGCTACAAGGAGCAGTCCGGTCAGCACACCACATTCGGCCAGTGGTACGCGACCAACGTGGTGAAGGACCCCCAGTACAGGACGGCCCCCTGGTGTGACATGGTCATCGCCTGGGCGGCGGGAAAGGCGGGGGTCGAGGACTTCGTCGGGCAGTTCGCCTGGACCCCCTCCCACGCCCGCTGGTTCGAGACACAGGACGCGTGGTCACAGAAGCCGGAACCCGGGGCCCTGGTCTTCTTCGACTGGTCGGGCGGCAAGGACATCAAAGGCATCGACCATGTCGGCCTCGTAGAGAGAGTCGACGGTGGAACGCTCCACACCATCGAGGGCAACGTCGACGGGATCTGGCTGAAACGCAAGACGCGCGACGAGAGCAAGGTCGTCGGCTACGGGCTGCCGCGCAAGGTCAAGCAGCATCTGGAAGGCGCCTCCTCCGCCAAGGACTCGGCCGTCGCGCGGACGACCGGGCTGAGCGAGATCCGGCCGGCCCCCGCCCCCGGCCCCTCGGCCGGCCGCCCGGAGACGGCCGTACTGGAGGCCGCGCCGGCCGCGGCACTGCTTCTCCTCGTTCTCTGCATTCTCTGCGTGACGTCCGTCCTGGCCAGACACCGGTCCCGCGCCTCGGCGGCAGGACGGTCCCATCTCTCACCGGATGAGCGATCCCCCGTTCCGGCGGCAGAACGGCCCCGCGTCCCGGCGGCAGGCCGGCACCGCAGGCAGGACTCCGGCGTAGAGGCGGACGTGGCGGCGGCCCCCGTGCCGGACGGCGACGACCTGCCGGCCGTCCCCACCTGGCGGCCCGCGCCCAGACAGGCGGTGCGGCACATGCGCCGGCGGACGCCCACGGCGGCAGCCGGACGGCCGCGTGGGGACGGGGGGGAACACGCCCTCCGCGATGGAGCGGCGCCGGAGCCGTACCACCACCGGCGCCTGCGGTTCACCGGTGAGGGCGTGCCTCCCGGCAGAGCCAGGGCGGGCCGGCGACCGTACTCGTCCGATCCGGGAGAACGCGTGGAAGGCCCGGCCGGGCACATGGCGCCGACTTGA
- a CDS encoding MarR family winged helix-turn-helix transcriptional regulator yields MPNEGRERLVQQVVTESRRHYAAYTLFNQALADHLGLHPTDLQCLSLLSLEAEPLTTGEIAKLTGLTSGSATRLVDRLDRAGLVVRLSDPGDRRKTLVSLAPERVSEVDDAWDTPGDAFVSVLDDFTDEQLAVIGDYLHRTSAVGAEQAARLASGSADTRRTTRGLSGKTADQS; encoded by the coding sequence ATGCCGAACGAGGGTCGCGAACGGCTGGTCCAGCAGGTGGTGACCGAGAGTCGGAGGCATTACGCCGCCTACACGCTGTTCAACCAGGCCCTCGCCGACCATCTGGGGCTCCACCCCACCGACCTGCAGTGCCTCAGCCTGCTCTCGCTGGAGGCGGAGCCCCTGACCACGGGAGAGATCGCCAAGCTGACCGGTCTGACCTCGGGATCCGCCACCCGGCTGGTGGACCGGCTGGACAGGGCAGGCCTGGTGGTCCGCCTCAGCGACCCCGGTGACCGCAGGAAGACTCTGGTCTCACTGGCCCCCGAGCGCGTGTCGGAGGTGGACGACGCCTGGGACACTCCCGGCGACGCCTTCGTCTCGGTCCTGGACGACTTCACGGACGAGCAGCTCGCCGTCATCGGCGACTATCTCCACCGGACCTCCGCGGTGGGCGCCGAGCAGGCGGCCCGCCTGGCCTCCGGCTCCGCGGACACACGGCGCACCACCCGCGGGCTCTCTGGGAAAACAGCCGATCAATCATAA
- the pgi gene encoding glucose-6-phosphate isomerase has product MSGDITQSREWAALATDHDAVAGKHLRELFAEDPGRAERMSLTAGDLYLDYSKHRATAETVKLLVALAERAGLRERIDAMFAGEHINVSEDRAVLHVALRMPADAKLVVDGQDVVGDVHAVLDKMGEFATRVRSGEWKGQTGQAIKTVVNIGIGGSDLGPAMAYEALRDFADAGITARFVSNIDPADITGTMKGLDPATTLFIVSSKTFTTLETLTNAKVARAWLVDALGEKAVAKHFAAVSTNAEKVAEFGIDTANMFGFWDWVGGRYSYDGAIGLSLMIAIGPERFREMLDGFHTVDEHFRTAPFAANMPVLMGLLGIWYNDFFDAETRAVLPYSQRLHRFPAYLQQLTMESNGKSVRADGSPVTVQTGEIFWGEPGTNGQHAFYQLLHQGTRLVPADFLGFAEPHEDPDGMHDLLTANLLAQTSALAFGKTAEEIAAEGTPESLVPHKVMPGNRPTSTILAPRLTPSVLGQLVALYEHIVFVEGTIWGVDSFDQWGVELGKKMAMDLAPALTSEQPPDSAPDESTAALVRRYRELRGRAV; this is encoded by the coding sequence GTGAGCGGCGATATCACCCAGAGCCGGGAATGGGCGGCCCTGGCCACCGACCACGACGCCGTGGCCGGCAAGCACCTGCGGGAGTTGTTCGCCGAGGACCCCGGCCGCGCCGAGCGGATGTCACTGACCGCCGGCGACCTGTACCTCGACTATTCCAAGCACCGTGCCACCGCCGAGACCGTCAAGCTGCTCGTGGCGCTGGCCGAGCGGGCCGGGCTGCGCGAGCGCATCGACGCGATGTTCGCCGGCGAGCACATCAACGTCAGTGAGGACCGCGCGGTGCTGCACGTCGCGCTGCGCATGCCGGCCGACGCCAAGCTCGTCGTCGACGGCCAGGACGTGGTCGGCGACGTGCACGCGGTGCTGGACAAGATGGGCGAGTTCGCCACACGGGTGCGCTCGGGCGAGTGGAAGGGCCAGACCGGCCAGGCGATCAAGACGGTCGTCAACATCGGCATCGGCGGCTCCGACCTCGGGCCCGCGATGGCCTACGAGGCGCTGCGCGACTTCGCCGACGCGGGCATCACCGCCCGGTTCGTCTCCAACATCGACCCCGCCGACATCACGGGCACGATGAAGGGCCTCGACCCGGCCACCACCCTGTTCATCGTCAGCTCCAAGACCTTCACCACGCTCGAGACGCTCACCAACGCCAAGGTCGCCCGGGCCTGGCTGGTCGACGCGCTCGGTGAGAAGGCCGTCGCCAAGCACTTCGCCGCCGTTTCCACCAACGCCGAGAAGGTCGCCGAGTTCGGCATCGACACGGCCAACATGTTCGGCTTCTGGGACTGGGTCGGTGGCCGCTATTCCTACGACGGCGCCATCGGCCTGTCCCTGATGATCGCCATCGGCCCGGAGCGGTTCCGCGAGATGCTCGACGGTTTCCACACCGTCGACGAGCACTTCCGCACCGCGCCGTTCGCGGCGAACATGCCGGTGCTGATGGGCCTGCTCGGCATCTGGTACAACGACTTCTTCGACGCCGAGACCCGGGCCGTCCTGCCCTACAGCCAGCGGCTGCACCGCTTCCCGGCCTACCTGCAGCAGCTCACCATGGAGTCCAACGGCAAGTCGGTGCGCGCCGACGGCAGCCCGGTGACCGTCCAGACCGGCGAGATCTTCTGGGGCGAGCCGGGCACCAACGGCCAGCACGCCTTCTACCAGCTCCTGCACCAGGGCACCCGGCTGGTGCCGGCCGACTTCCTCGGCTTCGCCGAGCCGCACGAGGACCCGGACGGCATGCATGACCTGCTCACCGCCAACCTGCTGGCGCAGACCTCGGCGCTGGCCTTCGGAAAGACCGCCGAGGAGATCGCGGCCGAGGGCACGCCGGAGAGCCTGGTGCCGCACAAGGTGATGCCTGGCAACCGGCCCACCTCCACGATCCTCGCGCCCCGCCTGACCCCCTCGGTGCTCGGCCAGCTGGTCGCGCTGTATGAGCACATCGTCTTCGTCGAGGGCACCATCTGGGGTGTCGACTCCTTCGACCAGTGGGGCGTGGAACTCGGCAAGAAGATGGCGATGGACCTGGCCCCCGCCCTCACCTCCGAGCAGCCGCCGGACTCCGCGCCCGACGAGTCGACCGCCGCGCTCGTGCGCAGGTATCGCGAGCTGCGCGGAAGGGCGGTCTAG
- a CDS encoding DeoR/GlpR family DNA-binding transcription regulator, with translation MFAAERRQRILELVRANGAVSLRELAQSVQSSEVTVRRDLRALEAEGLLNRHHGGATLPGELSREPTYSQKTQMAAAEKRAIADLAVSLVEDGDAIVVGAGTTTQDFARRLSRVTELAVVTNSLLVAQALADSPRVEVVMTGGTLRGPIHALVGSAAERSLAGLRVRRAFISGNGLTAERGLSTPNMQVASVDRALAAAAEEVVVLVDHTKVGLDTMVQTVPTEEITHLVTDDEAPREVLDDLAGRGVRIHVARI, from the coding sequence GTGTTCGCCGCCGAGCGCCGTCAGCGCATCCTCGAGCTGGTCCGCGCCAACGGCGCCGTCTCCCTGCGCGAGCTGGCCCAGTCGGTGCAGTCGTCGGAGGTGACGGTCAGGCGCGACCTGCGCGCGCTGGAGGCGGAGGGGCTGCTCAACCGGCACCACGGCGGGGCCACGCTCCCCGGAGAGCTGTCACGCGAACCCACCTACTCGCAGAAGACGCAGATGGCCGCCGCCGAGAAGCGGGCCATCGCGGACCTGGCGGTCTCCCTCGTCGAGGACGGCGACGCGATCGTGGTCGGCGCGGGCACGACCACACAGGACTTCGCCCGGCGGCTGTCGCGGGTGACCGAGCTGGCCGTGGTGACCAACTCCCTCCTGGTCGCCCAGGCGCTCGCCGACTCCCCCCGGGTCGAGGTCGTCATGACCGGCGGCACGCTGCGGGGACCCATCCACGCCCTGGTCGGCAGCGCCGCCGAGCGTTCCCTGGCGGGCCTGCGGGTGCGAAGGGCCTTCATCTCGGGTAACGGGCTGACCGCCGAGCGGGGGCTGTCCACCCCCAACATGCAGGTGGCGAGCGTGGACCGGGCGCTGGCGGCGGCCGCGGAGGAGGTGGTCGTGCTGGTCGACCACACCAAGGTCGGCCTGGACACGATGGTGCAGACGGTGCCGACCGAGGAGATCACGCACCTGGTCACCGACGACGAGGCGCCGCGTGAAGTGCTGGACGATCTCGCCGGCCGGGGTGTGCGGATCCACGTCGCCCGGATCTAG
- a CDS encoding ABC transporter substrate-binding protein → MTLLTSRSGRVAALLAVAVLVASGCAKSEESTAAPTGASTQGGQVVQTPTAPAGAGCTIDAFGAQKFDLKTAVVGFSQSEKEANPFRIAETKSIKDEAAKLGIANLKVTNAQSQFSKQISDVQQLIAQGAQLLVIAPLNSDGWEPVLQQAAAKKIPIITIDRKINATACKDYLTFIGSDFTEQGKRAADQMIKALGGKGKVAILLGAPGNNVTTERTNGFKDQIKAAAPDIEITFEQTGEFAREKGQQVTEQLIQSNPDINGLYAENDEMALGAVTALKGAGKKPGEVRIVSIDGTRGAVQGIADGWLYAVVESNPRFGALAFETAQKFAGGESIPEKVVISDREYDKGNAKDSIAEAY, encoded by the coding sequence ATGACCCTGCTCACGAGCCGTTCGGGGAGAGTCGCCGCGCTGCTGGCCGTCGCCGTCCTCGTCGCGTCCGGCTGCGCCAAGTCCGAGGAGTCCACGGCCGCGCCGACCGGCGCGAGCACCCAGGGCGGACAGGTCGTCCAGACCCCGACCGCTCCGGCGGGAGCCGGATGCACCATCGACGCCTTCGGAGCCCAGAAGTTCGACCTGAAGACGGCCGTGGTCGGCTTCTCCCAGTCGGAGAAGGAGGCCAACCCCTTCCGGATCGCCGAGACCAAGTCGATCAAGGATGAGGCGGCCAAGCTCGGCATCGCCAACCTGAAGGTCACCAACGCCCAGTCGCAGTTCTCCAAGCAGATCAGCGACGTCCAGCAGCTCATCGCGCAGGGTGCGCAGCTACTCGTGATCGCCCCGCTCAACTCCGACGGGTGGGAGCCGGTCCTGCAGCAGGCCGCCGCCAAGAAGATCCCGATCATCACGATCGACCGCAAGATCAACGCCACCGCCTGCAAGGACTACCTGACCTTCATCGGGTCGGACTTCACCGAGCAGGGCAAGCGGGCGGCCGACCAGATGATCAAAGCGCTCGGCGGCAAGGGCAAGGTGGCCATCCTGCTGGGCGCACCCGGCAACAACGTCACCACCGAGCGGACCAACGGCTTCAAGGACCAGATCAAGGCCGCCGCCCCGGACATCGAGATCACCTTCGAGCAGACCGGCGAGTTCGCCCGTGAGAAGGGCCAGCAGGTCACCGAGCAGCTGATCCAGTCCAACCCCGACATCAACGGCCTCTACGCCGAGAACGACGAGATGGCGCTGGGCGCCGTCACCGCGCTCAAGGGGGCGGGCAAGAAGCCGGGCGAGGTGCGGATCGTCTCCATCGACGGCACCCGTGGCGCCGTCCAGGGCATCGCCGACGGCTGGCTGTACGCGGTGGTGGAGTCCAACCCGCGCTTCGGGGCGCTGGCCTTCGAGACCGCCCAGAAGTTCGCCGGCGGGGAGAGCATCCCGGAGAAGGTCGTCATCTCCGACCGGGAGTACGACAAGGGCAACGCCAAGGACTCGATCGCCGAGGCCTACTGA
- a CDS encoding sugar ABC transporter ATP-binding protein codes for MAGNGQVLQAAGVVKAFPGVRALDHVSFTLGGGEVHALVGENGAGKSTLIKVLTGVYQADAGQVRYRGEPVSFSNPLDAQRAGISTIYQEVNLVPSMSVARNLFLGREPRGRFRLIDFGAMHEQARETLKGYGVHVDVRRPLGSLGMGTQQMVALARAVSVDAQVVIMDEPTSSLEPREVGRLFEVIRGLRDQGRSVIYVSHRLDELYQICDRVTVLRDGRLVHTGKLAELERLRLVSLMLGRKISEVRAEGATKFSGSHGQGEEDPPVLTATGLTRRHLLDGVSIALRPGEVVGLGGLLGAGRSETAKAIAGALRLEAGEVVVAGVPLRTGSVPVAIRAGISLLPEDRKAEGIVPTLSVRENIALAALPRLSRAGIVSDRRIDRIVETFMKRLQIKAAGPHQPVAELSGGNQQKVLLARWLAMNPKVLLLDEPTRGIDVGAKAEVQMLIDELAVDGLAVLLISSDLEEIVEGSDRVVVLRDGTVAGELRGPEVSEEAIMSMIARPEESVR; via the coding sequence GTGGCAGGCAACGGCCAAGTCCTCCAGGCCGCCGGGGTGGTGAAGGCGTTTCCCGGCGTCCGTGCCCTGGACCACGTGTCGTTCACGCTCGGCGGGGGAGAGGTGCACGCCCTGGTGGGGGAGAACGGCGCGGGTAAGTCGACGCTGATCAAAGTGCTCACCGGGGTCTACCAGGCCGACGCCGGCCAGGTGAGATACCGGGGCGAGCCGGTGAGCTTCTCCAACCCGCTCGACGCCCAGCGGGCCGGCATCTCCACGATCTACCAGGAGGTCAACCTCGTCCCGTCGATGAGCGTGGCCCGCAACCTGTTCCTCGGGCGCGAGCCCAGGGGCCGGTTCCGGCTCATCGACTTCGGGGCCATGCACGAGCAGGCGAGGGAGACCCTCAAAGGGTACGGCGTCCACGTCGATGTGCGGCGTCCCCTCGGCTCCCTGGGCATGGGCACCCAGCAGATGGTCGCGCTGGCCCGCGCCGTCTCCGTCGACGCCCAGGTGGTGATCATGGATGAGCCCACCTCCTCGCTGGAGCCGCGCGAGGTGGGCAGGCTGTTCGAGGTGATCCGGGGGCTGCGAGACCAGGGCCGCTCGGTGATCTACGTCAGCCACCGGCTGGACGAGCTCTACCAGATCTGCGACCGCGTCACCGTCCTGCGCGACGGCAGGCTGGTCCACACCGGCAAGCTGGCCGAACTGGAGCGCCTGCGCCTCGTCTCGCTCATGCTGGGCCGCAAGATATCCGAGGTCCGGGCCGAGGGCGCCACCAAGTTCAGCGGTTCCCACGGGCAGGGCGAGGAAGATCCGCCGGTTCTCACCGCGACGGGCCTCACCCGCAGGCACCTGCTCGACGGCGTCTCCATCGCGTTGCGACCAGGTGAGGTCGTCGGACTGGGCGGCCTGCTCGGCGCGGGCCGTAGCGAGACGGCCAAGGCGATCGCGGGCGCGCTCAGATTGGAGGCGGGCGAGGTCGTCGTGGCGGGCGTCCCACTGCGCACCGGCTCGGTGCCCGTCGCGATCCGTGCCGGGATAAGCCTGCTGCCCGAGGACCGCAAGGCCGAGGGGATCGTGCCGACCCTGTCGGTGCGGGAGAACATCGCCCTGGCCGCGCTGCCCCGGCTGTCTCGAGCGGGGATCGTCTCCGACCGGCGCATCGACAGGATCGTGGAGACCTTCATGAAACGCCTGCAGATCAAGGCGGCCGGCCCGCACCAGCCGGTCGCCGAGCTGTCCGGCGGCAACCAGCAGAAAGTACTGCTCGCCCGCTGGCTGGCCATGAACCCCAAGGTTCTGCTGCTGGACGAGCCCACCCGGGGCATCGACGTCGGCGCCAAGGCCGAGGTGCAGATGCTGATCGACGAGCTGGCCGTGGACGGCCTGGCCGTCCTGCTCATCTCCTCCGACCTTGAGGAGATCGTCGAGGGCTCCGACCGGGTCGTGGTGCTGCGCGACGGCACCGTGGCCGGCGAGCTGCGCGGTCCTGAGGTGAGCGAGGAGGCGATCATGTCGATGATCGCGCGGCCCGAGGAGAGCGTCCGATGA
- a CDS encoding ABC transporter permease, with amino-acid sequence MTEATTARPAFERAALLAWLQRYGVYAAVVALVLFNAAFTPNFLAVGNFRTQFVQVAPIVVVSLGMALVIGTEGIDLSVGSVMALSASMIALYLGYGAWPAMLMAILAGAVAGAVGGTLVAVVGVQPIVATLALLVGIRGLANVLLPQLKEIRNPTLTALGSESALGVPLVVLVALALTLVVLFVVRKSTFGRQVVAVGGNRIAAELAGLPVRRILLLVYVVSGVLAAVAGILASSRLQASDPTSLGLFMELSAITAVVVGGTSLTGGRVRVLGTVMGALLMQLLQATLIKHNLPQSWTQMAQAVIILAAVYAARERR; translated from the coding sequence ATGACCGAGGCGACCACGGCCCGGCCGGCATTCGAGCGGGCGGCGCTGCTGGCGTGGCTGCAGAGATACGGCGTCTACGCCGCCGTCGTCGCGCTCGTCCTGTTCAACGCGGCCTTCACGCCGAACTTCCTGGCCGTCGGCAACTTCCGCACCCAGTTCGTCCAGGTCGCCCCCATCGTGGTGGTCTCGCTGGGCATGGCGCTGGTGATCGGCACCGAGGGCATCGACCTGTCGGTGGGCTCGGTCATGGCGCTGTCGGCGTCGATGATCGCCCTGTATCTCGGCTATGGCGCGTGGCCGGCGATGCTCATGGCGATCCTCGCGGGGGCGGTCGCCGGCGCGGTGGGCGGCACGCTCGTCGCGGTGGTCGGCGTGCAGCCGATCGTCGCCACCCTCGCTCTGCTGGTCGGCATCCGGGGGCTGGCCAATGTGCTGCTGCCGCAGCTGAAGGAGATCCGTAACCCGACGCTCACCGCTCTGGGCAGCGAGTCGGCGCTCGGCGTGCCGCTCGTCGTGCTGGTGGCGCTCGCGCTGACCCTTGTGGTGCTGTTCGTCGTCCGCAAGAGCACTTTCGGCCGGCAGGTGGTCGCGGTGGGCGGGAACCGGATCGCCGCCGAACTCGCCGGTCTGCCGGTGAGGCGCATCCTGCTTCTCGTCTACGTCGTCTCCGGCGTGCTCGCCGCGGTGGCGGGGATCCTCGCCAGCTCCCGGCTCCAGGCCAGCGACCCCACCTCCCTCGGCCTGTTCATGGAACTGTCGGCCATCACCGCGGTGGTCGTGGGCGGCACCTCGCTGACGGGCGGCAGGGTGCGGGTGCTCGGGACGGTGATGGGCGCACTGCTGATGCAGCTGCTCCAGGCCACCCTGATCAAGCACAACCTGCCGCAGTCCTGGACCCAGATGGCCCAGGCTGTGATCATCCTCGCCGCCGTCTACGCCGCCAGGGAGCGCCGATGA
- a CDS encoding ABC transporter permease, with product MTLTTVPPETEAARERAGRLFRQHGALIVLGVLLVVGSLTFDSFATVANFGNIATSSSFLAIIAIGMTFVIISGGIDLSVGSIFVLSGVLAAYGSQYGFLVALALPLAVSGLFGLAQGLIIARTGMAPFIVTLAGLLGARGLMLAISDEGAATYLVRDPLFAKLGQGSVLNTGYPVLVAAVLLVAAMVLLQRTGFGQNVYAIGGGEDAAGFMGVPVARTKVAVYLMSGLLAGLAGALNAARLSSGVTILGIGLELDVIAAVVIGGTLLTGGSGALGGTIAGALLLGVIQNLINQVGDLNASFQQVVSGLFLALVVIAHRFLGGARRIE from the coding sequence ATGACCCTCACGACGGTTCCGCCGGAGACAGAGGCGGCCAGGGAGCGCGCCGGGCGCCTGTTCCGGCAGCACGGCGCGCTGATCGTGCTCGGAGTCCTGCTGGTCGTGGGCTCGCTGACCTTCGACTCCTTCGCCACCGTGGCCAACTTCGGAAACATCGCCACCTCGTCGTCCTTCCTGGCGATCATCGCGATCGGCATGACCTTCGTGATCATCTCGGGCGGCATCGACCTGTCCGTGGGGTCGATCTTCGTGCTCAGCGGTGTCCTGGCGGCGTACGGCTCGCAGTACGGGTTCCTGGTGGCACTGGCCCTGCCGCTTGCGGTGTCCGGGCTGTTCGGCCTGGCTCAGGGCCTGATCATCGCCAGGACCGGGATGGCGCCGTTCATCGTCACCCTCGCCGGTCTCCTGGGCGCCCGCGGCCTGATGCTGGCCATCTCCGACGAGGGCGCGGCGACCTACCTGGTCAGGGATCCGCTCTTCGCCAAGCTGGGGCAGGGTTCCGTCCTCAACACCGGATACCCCGTACTGGTCGCCGCCGTCCTGCTGGTCGCCGCGATGGTCCTGCTGCAGCGCACCGGCTTCGGGCAGAACGTCTACGCCATCGGTGGCGGCGAGGACGCCGCCGGGTTCATGGGCGTTCCGGTCGCGCGCACGAAGGTCGCCGTCTACCTGATGTCGGGACTGCTGGCGGGCCTGGCCGGGGCACTGAACGCGGCCCGGCTCTCCTCGGGCGTGACCATCCTCGGCATCGGCCTGGAACTCGACGTGATCGCGGCCGTGGTCATCGGCGGCACCCTGCTCACCGGCGGCTCGGGAGCCCTCGGCGGCACGATCGCGGGGGCGCTGCTCCTGGGGGTGATCCAGAACCTGATCAACCAGGTCGGCGACCTCAACGCCTCCTTCCAGCAGGTGGTGAGCGGGCTCTTCCTCGCCCTCGTGGTGATCGCGCACCGCTTCCTCGGCGGGGCGCGCCGGATCGAGTGA